One part of the Lapillicoccus jejuensis genome encodes these proteins:
- a CDS encoding c-type cytochrome, producing MNALAARRRHPAAIAILLLLGLVAVGGAYSLLAPRQADASVVAAGDLSKGKALFLANCATCHGMNAQGSSAGPTLVGVGAASVDFQVGTGRMPLAGPNVQAQRNDNVKFSQEEIQDMAAYVASLAPGPAVPNSEYTEGQNADVARGGELFRVNCAMCHNYAGSGGALTRGKYAPSLKGVEGKYIYEAMVTGPQSMPVFNDANISPENKNDIIAYLQATQEEQKVGGMDLGNLGPVSEGLFIWVFGLGIMLGCAFWLGQKAA from the coding sequence CCGCCCGTCGCCGCCACCCCGCCGCGATCGCCATCCTCCTGCTGCTCGGCCTCGTCGCCGTCGGCGGTGCCTACTCGCTGCTCGCCCCCCGTCAGGCCGACGCCTCCGTCGTCGCCGCCGGCGACCTGAGCAAGGGCAAGGCCCTGTTCCTGGCCAACTGCGCCACCTGCCACGGCATGAACGCGCAGGGCTCGAGCGCCGGACCGACGCTCGTCGGCGTCGGCGCCGCGTCGGTCGACTTCCAGGTCGGCACCGGCCGCATGCCGCTCGCCGGACCCAACGTCCAGGCCCAGCGCAACGACAACGTCAAGTTCTCGCAGGAGGAGATCCAGGACATGGCGGCGTACGTCGCCTCCCTGGCCCCCGGCCCAGCCGTCCCGAACTCGGAGTACACCGAGGGGCAGAACGCGGACGTCGCCCGCGGTGGCGAGCTCTTCCGGGTCAACTGCGCGATGTGCCACAACTACGCCGGGTCCGGCGGTGCCTTGACCCGCGGCAAGTACGCGCCGTCGCTCAAGGGCGTCGAGGGCAAGTACATCTACGAGGCGATGGTCACGGGCCCGCAGTCGATGCCGGTCTTCAACGACGCCAACATCTCCCCGGAGAACAAGAACGACATCATCGCCTACCTGCAGGCCACGCAGGAGGAGCAGAAGGTCGGCGGCATGGACCTGGGCAACCTAGGTCCGGTGTCCGAGGGCCTGTTCATCTGGGTCTTCGGCCTCGGCATCATGCTCGGCTGCGCGTTCTGGCTCGGCCAGAAGGCGGCGTGA
- a CDS encoding ubiquinol-cytochrome c reductase iron-sulfur subunit: MNEHSTSDASTDVVRLDEGHHEGTGGLPERFENPGLPPHVHRLSDDSEGGAKRAERQVATMFGLSMLATLLFIVAYFAIDRTASIYLPGIGKANALNVSLGVTMGLSLFLIGAGAVHWAKTLMPDTEIVEERHVQRSDDATRDKAVGIVLEGGEKAQLGRRPLIKASMSGALGLFALPFVVQVAGSLGNPTTALSGLRSTLWDAATAQKPMRLVRDPEGTPVKAEDVTIGSVFHILPENIKDSEHVLEDKGKAAVLLMRLDPSQFMPGHAGDKSQSWGYQGIIAYSKICTHVGCPVGLYEQQTHHLLCPCHQSTFDATNDMNVIFGPAKRPLPQLKITVDDEGYLVAPQGFQEPVGPSFWER, translated from the coding sequence ATGAACGAACACAGCACCAGCGACGCGTCCACCGACGTCGTGCGCCTGGACGAGGGCCACCACGAGGGCACCGGCGGTCTTCCGGAGCGTTTCGAGAACCCCGGTCTGCCGCCGCACGTCCACCGCCTGTCCGACGACAGCGAGGGTGGCGCCAAGCGCGCCGAGCGCCAGGTCGCCACGATGTTCGGCCTGTCGATGCTGGCCACCCTGCTCTTCATCGTGGCCTACTTCGCCATCGACCGGACCGCCTCGATCTACCTTCCGGGCATCGGCAAGGCCAACGCCCTCAACGTCAGCCTCGGCGTGACGATGGGCCTGTCCCTCTTCCTCATCGGCGCCGGCGCCGTGCACTGGGCCAAGACGCTCATGCCCGACACCGAGATCGTCGAGGAGCGGCACGTCCAGCGCTCCGACGACGCGACCCGCGACAAGGCCGTCGGCATCGTCCTCGAGGGCGGGGAGAAGGCCCAGCTGGGCCGTCGCCCGCTCATCAAGGCCTCGATGAGTGGGGCGCTGGGGCTGTTCGCCCTCCCCTTCGTCGTCCAGGTCGCCGGCTCGCTCGGCAACCCGACGACGGCCCTGTCGGGGCTGCGCTCCACGCTGTGGGACGCCGCCACCGCCCAGAAGCCGATGCGCCTGGTCCGCGACCCCGAGGGGACGCCGGTCAAGGCCGAGGACGTCACGATCGGCTCGGTGTTCCACATCCTCCCGGAGAACATCAAGGACTCCGAGCACGTGCTCGAGGACAAGGGCAAGGCCGCGGTCCTGCTCATGCGTCTCGACCCGTCGCAGTTCATGCCCGGCCACGCCGGCGACAAGTCCCAGTCCTGGGGCTACCAGGGCATCATCGCCTACTCCAAGATCTGCACCCACGTGGGCTGCCCCGTGGGTCTGTACGAGCAGCAGACGCACCACCTGCTCTGCCCGTGCCACCAGTCGACGTTCGACGCCACCAACGACATGAACGTCATCTTCGGTCCGGCCAAGAGGCCGCTGCCGCAGCTGAAGATCACCGTCGACGACGAGGGCTACCTCGTCGCCCCGCAGGGCTTCCAGGAGCCCGTCGGACCGAGTTTCTGGGAGCGCTGA
- a CDS encoding cytochrome b — MTTTADPRTAASLREGDQGPSDTVVSDGARKAGGVAGWLDDRTGAAKLGAFLLKKVFPDHWSFMLGEIAMYSMIICLLSGTFLTFWYVPSAGQVVYDGSYLPLQGVTVSDAYRSTLDISFDIRGGLLIRQIHHWAALMFIVAVTVHMFRVFFTGAFRKPREINWVIGTILSMLSLIEGFAGYSLPDDLLSGTGLRAAEGFMQSIPIVGSYIAYMVFDGPFPGEAIIPRLYSVHILLLPAILVGLFTAHILLVLIHKHTQYPGPGRTQNNVVGYPLMPVYMAKAGGFFFMVFGVIALIAALVTINPIWAYGPYDPSPVTAGSQPDWYMGFADGALRLIPGWFEFVAFDRTWSMNVFVGAILLIPVLFGIAGAYPFIESWVTGDQREHHLLDRPRNAPTRTGLGVMAISFYLILFFASGNDLMAIKLHLSINDLTNIFRVSLLVVPPLAFWVTKRICLSLQRHDRETVLHGRESGTIIRTPEGRFFEKHDELDPFERWTLVQHDAVHPLALESGTDGNGVASPAARKDRLRAKLSHFYFKDVVQPVTPAELAAAHAHGEHEALPSAEPEREALPASEREVVKRQREENL; from the coding sequence ATGACCACCACAGCAGACCCGCGGACCGCAGCGTCGCTGCGCGAGGGCGACCAGGGCCCGAGCGACACCGTCGTCAGCGACGGTGCGCGCAAGGCCGGAGGGGTCGCCGGTTGGCTGGACGACCGCACGGGAGCCGCCAAGCTGGGCGCCTTCCTGCTCAAGAAGGTCTTCCCCGACCACTGGTCGTTCATGCTGGGCGAGATCGCGATGTACTCGATGATCATCTGCCTGCTGTCCGGCACCTTCCTCACCTTCTGGTACGTGCCGAGCGCGGGTCAGGTCGTGTACGACGGGTCGTACCTGCCGCTGCAGGGGGTGACCGTCTCCGACGCCTACCGCTCGACGCTCGACATCTCGTTCGACATCCGCGGTGGTCTGCTCATCCGGCAGATCCACCACTGGGCCGCGCTCATGTTCATCGTCGCGGTGACCGTGCACATGTTCCGGGTGTTCTTCACCGGGGCGTTCCGCAAGCCGCGCGAGATCAACTGGGTCATCGGCACGATCCTGTCGATGCTCTCCCTCATCGAGGGCTTCGCCGGCTACTCCCTTCCGGACGACCTGCTCTCCGGCACCGGCCTGCGGGCCGCCGAGGGGTTCATGCAGTCGATCCCGATCGTGGGCAGCTACATCGCCTACATGGTCTTCGACGGACCGTTCCCCGGCGAGGCGATCATCCCGCGCCTGTACTCCGTCCACATCCTGCTGCTGCCGGCGATCCTCGTCGGTCTGTTCACCGCCCACATCCTGCTCGTGCTCATCCACAAGCACACGCAGTACCCGGGGCCTGGCCGGACGCAGAACAACGTCGTGGGCTACCCGCTCATGCCGGTCTACATGGCCAAGGCCGGTGGCTTCTTCTTCATGGTCTTCGGGGTCATCGCGCTCATCGCCGCGCTGGTGACGATCAACCCGATCTGGGCCTACGGCCCGTACGACCCCTCCCCCGTCACCGCCGGCTCCCAGCCGGACTGGTACATGGGCTTCGCTGACGGCGCCCTGCGCCTCATCCCGGGGTGGTTCGAGTTCGTGGCCTTCGACCGCACGTGGAGCATGAACGTCTTCGTCGGCGCCATCCTGCTCATCCCGGTGCTGTTCGGCATCGCGGGCGCGTACCCCTTCATCGAGTCGTGGGTCACCGGTGACCAGCGCGAGCACCACCTCCTCGACCGCCCGCGCAACGCCCCGACCCGCACGGGTCTCGGCGTCATGGCGATCAGCTTCTACCTCATCCTCTTCTTCGCCTCCGGCAACGACCTCATGGCGATCAAGCTGCACCTGTCGATCAACGACCTGACCAACATCTTCCGGGTCAGCCTGCTCGTGGTGCCGCCGCTCGCCTTCTGGGTGACCAAGCGGATCTGCCTCAGCCTGCAGCGCCACGACCGCGAGACGGTCCTGCACGGTCGGGAGAGCGGCACGATCATCCGCACCCCCGAGGGCCGGTTCTTCGAGAAGCACGACGAGCTGGACCCGTTCGAGCGCTGGACCCTCGTCCAGCACGACGCCGTCCACCCGCTCGCCCTCGAGTCCGGCACCGACGGCAACGGCGTCGCCAGCCCGGCGGCGCGCAAGGACCGCCTGCGCGCCAAGCTGTCCCACTTCTACTTCAAGGACGTGGTCCAGCCCGTCACGCCGGCCGAGCTGGCCGCCGCGCACGCCCACGGCGAGCACGAGGCCCTGCCGAGCGCCGAGCCGGAGCGCGAGGCGCTCCCGGCCAGCGAGCGCGAGGTCGTCAAGCGGCAGCGCGAGGAGAACCTCTGA
- a CDS encoding inositol monophosphatase family protein: MSETSARAADDLPDLSDLVQGVDPGLPDADLAVALVQRAGRLAADLRAGGLEAERKTSVSDIVTAADRAAEAFVTRALARARPDDGLVGEEGASRASRSGRTWVVDPVDGTYNFYSGAGYWCSALALRGADGAAVLGAVHQPVSGETWLGGPDLPTTLDGRPVDRVEDRPAAHCGFGTYLHPTAIHRDDLREPWLAMTSRVATVRMLGSSSVDLASVATGRLGVWAQHSVLDWDWYPGHALVLGAGGRTHVLEHRGRRWHLAGSPTAVEELSAALTSS; this comes from the coding sequence GTGAGCGAGACGAGTGCGCGCGCCGCCGACGACCTGCCCGACCTCAGCGACCTCGTGCAGGGGGTGGACCCGGGTCTCCCGGACGCCGACCTCGCCGTCGCGCTCGTGCAGCGGGCCGGACGGCTCGCGGCGGACCTGCGGGCGGGCGGCCTGGAGGCCGAGCGCAAGACGTCGGTCTCCGACATCGTCACGGCCGCCGACCGCGCGGCGGAGGCCTTCGTCACGCGCGCCCTGGCCCGTGCCCGGCCGGACGACGGGCTCGTGGGGGAGGAGGGGGCCTCGCGCGCCAGCCGCTCCGGCCGCACGTGGGTCGTCGACCCCGTGGACGGGACGTACAACTTCTACTCCGGCGCCGGCTACTGGTGCAGCGCCCTGGCCCTGCGCGGGGCCGACGGGGCGGCCGTCCTGGGGGCCGTGCACCAGCCGGTGTCAGGAGAGACCTGGCTGGGTGGTCCCGACCTGCCCACGACGCTCGACGGGCGGCCGGTGGACCGGGTCGAGGACCGGCCCGCCGCGCACTGCGGATTCGGCACCTACCTGCACCCGACGGCGATCCACCGGGACGACCTGCGTGAGCCGTGGTTGGCCATGACCTCGCGGGTGGCCACCGTGCGCATGCTCGGCTCGTCGTCGGTCGACCTGGCCTCGGTGGCGACCGGCCGCCTCGGGGTGTGGGCGCAGCACTCCGTCCTCGACTGGGACTGGTATCCCGGCCACGCCCTCGTCCTCGGTGCCGGTGGTCGCACGCACGTCCTGGAGCACCGTGGCCGCCGCTGGCACCTCGCCGGCTCCCCGACGGCCGTGGAGGAGCTCAGCGCCGCCCTGACGTCGTCCTGA
- a CDS encoding metallopeptidase family protein — MDHLRLSDAEFEDAVGDALDLIPDELARLMRNVAVLVEDEPSSDDPELLGLYEGTPLTARDSWWDAGSMPDRITVYQGPLQRMCTTRDELLDEIAVTVVHEVAHHFGIDDDRLHELGWG, encoded by the coding sequence GTGGATCACCTGCGCCTCAGCGACGCCGAGTTCGAGGACGCGGTGGGCGACGCCCTCGACCTCATCCCCGACGAGCTGGCGCGGCTCATGCGCAACGTCGCCGTCCTCGTCGAGGACGAGCCGTCGTCGGACGACCCCGAGCTGCTCGGCCTGTACGAGGGCACGCCGCTCACCGCGCGCGACTCCTGGTGGGACGCCGGCTCCATGCCCGACCGGATTACCGTCTACCAGGGGCCTCTGCAGCGGATGTGCACGACGCGGGACGAGCTGCTCGACGAGATCGCCGTCACCGTCGTCCACGAGGTCGCCCACCACTTCGGCATCGACGACGACCGCCTGCACGAGCTCGGCTGGGGCTGA
- a CDS encoding DMP19 family protein codes for MTGDPWAVYERLSQRDGSRLTPDERRLVALAAARAEVNNGGLHQYFVNSSGDLVIDAIDAARCAGVPKLEALLRRAVEILDLEDPGDRSRRQDRLIDHMDDEAFSALDEAYYALEVEVDLDQAMARLAAACEVDPGSPVTHSRR; via the coding sequence ATGACGGGTGACCCCTGGGCGGTGTACGAGCGTCTGTCTCAGCGTGACGGTTCACGGCTGACCCCCGACGAACGACGGCTGGTGGCTCTCGCCGCGGCACGCGCCGAGGTCAACAACGGCGGGTTACACCAGTACTTCGTCAACTCGTCCGGCGACCTCGTCATCGACGCGATCGATGCTGCACGGTGCGCAGGTGTTCCGAAGCTGGAGGCGCTCCTTCGTCGCGCTGTGGAGATCCTCGACCTCGAGGACCCAGGTGATCGATCGCGTCGTCAGGACCGCCTCATCGACCACATGGACGACGAGGCTTTCTCCGCGCTCGACGAGGCGTACTACGCGCTGGAGGTCGAGGTCGACCTCGACCAGGCGATGGCGCGGCTCGCAGCTGCCTGTGAGGTCGACCCTGGGTCACCCGTGACGCACAGCCGCCGGTGA
- a CDS encoding cytochrome c oxidase subunit 4, with protein sequence MKVEYKMFLYLGIFFIPLGPIYYFWEHAYGGDDLVGFIALILTALLSLLIYFYLRVTARQFSDRPEDNPAGEIADHEGDYGFFTPYSWWPLWLGLSAAVIFLGLAVGWWIVIIGMGIGIVSICGWTFEHFKGEYAN encoded by the coding sequence ATGAAGGTCGAGTACAAGATGTTCCTGTACCTGGGCATCTTCTTCATCCCGCTGGGCCCGATCTACTACTTCTGGGAGCACGCGTACGGCGGCGACGACCTCGTCGGCTTCATCGCGCTGATCCTCACGGCCCTGCTGTCGCTGCTCATCTACTTCTACCTGCGGGTGACCGCGCGGCAGTTCTCCGACCGTCCCGAGGACAACCCGGCCGGAGAGATCGCCGACCACGAGGGCGACTACGGCTTCTTCACCCCGTATTCGTGGTGGCCGCTGTGGCTCGGCCTGTCGGCCGCGGTCATCTTCCTCGGCCTCGCCGTGGGCTGGTGGATCGTCATCATCGGCATGGGTATCGGCATCGTGTCGATCTGCGGCTGGACCTTCGAGCACTTCAAGGGCGAGTACGCGAACTGA
- the ctaD gene encoding cytochrome c oxidase subunit I: MATTIPTAQYSTGERVRSRPRVLPGQTVVKWITTTDHKVIGNLYFITSFIWFLVGGIMALLIRAELAAPGLQIVDNPEQYNQLFTMHGTIMLLLFATPLFAGFANAIMPLQIGAPDVAFPRLNMFAYWLYLFGGLIAGGSLLTPSGAAAFGWFAYAPLSDSTYSPGVGGDLWVFGLALGGFGTILGAVNFITTIICMRAPGMTMFRMPLFTWTVLITSLLVIIAFPVLAAALFALGADRRFGAHVFEPESGGVMLWQHLFWFFGHPEVYIIALPFFGIISEVIPVFSRKPLFGYKTLVFATIAIAALSVSVWAHHMYVTGQVLLPFFAIMTMLIAVPTGVKFFNWIGTMWGGSLTFETPIVWAIGFIVTFLFGGLTGVILSSPALDFHLSDSYFVVAHFHYTVFGTVVFAMFSGFYFWWPKLTGRMLDEKLGKLHFWMLFIGFHTTFLVQHLLGIDGMARRYADYMPQEGFQALNIVSTVGAFVLGASTLPFLYNVWKTWRYAPMVETDDPWGYGGSLEWATSCPPPRHNFDTMPRIRSERPAFDLHHPEHAPVDGPAPDPGTLISVMGAADLGEENVTR; encoded by the coding sequence ATGGCGACGACGATCCCCACCGCCCAGTACTCGACGGGTGAGCGGGTCCGCTCCCGCCCCCGGGTGCTGCCGGGCCAGACCGTGGTCAAGTGGATCACCACGACCGACCACAAGGTCATCGGCAACCTCTACTTCATCACCTCGTTCATCTGGTTCCTCGTCGGCGGGATCATGGCGCTGCTCATCCGCGCCGAGCTCGCGGCGCCGGGCCTGCAGATCGTGGACAACCCGGAGCAGTACAACCAGCTGTTCACGATGCACGGCACGATCATGCTGCTGCTCTTCGCGACGCCGCTGTTCGCCGGGTTCGCCAACGCGATCATGCCGCTGCAGATCGGCGCGCCCGACGTGGCGTTCCCGCGGCTGAACATGTTCGCCTACTGGCTGTACCTCTTCGGCGGCCTCATCGCCGGCGGCAGCCTGCTGACCCCGTCCGGGGCGGCCGCGTTCGGGTGGTTCGCCTACGCGCCGCTCTCGGACAGCACGTACAGCCCCGGTGTCGGCGGCGACCTGTGGGTCTTCGGTCTCGCGCTCGGTGGTTTCGGCACCATCCTCGGCGCCGTCAACTTCATCACGACGATCATCTGCATGCGTGCGCCGGGCATGACGATGTTCCGGATGCCGCTGTTCACCTGGACGGTGCTCATCACGTCCCTGCTGGTGATCATCGCCTTCCCGGTGCTCGCGGCGGCGCTGTTCGCGCTCGGCGCGGACCGGCGGTTCGGGGCACACGTCTTCGAGCCGGAGTCCGGTGGGGTGATGCTCTGGCAGCACCTGTTCTGGTTCTTCGGCCACCCCGAGGTCTACATCATCGCGCTGCCGTTCTTCGGGATCATCTCCGAGGTCATCCCGGTCTTCTCGCGCAAGCCGCTCTTCGGCTACAAGACGCTGGTCTTCGCGACCATCGCGATCGCGGCGCTCTCGGTGTCGGTGTGGGCCCACCACATGTACGTCACCGGCCAGGTGCTGCTGCCGTTCTTCGCGATCATGACGATGCTCATCGCGGTCCCGACGGGCGTGAAGTTCTTCAACTGGATCGGCACGATGTGGGGCGGGTCGCTGACCTTCGAGACCCCGATCGTCTGGGCCATCGGCTTCATCGTCACGTTCCTCTTCGGCGGGCTGACCGGCGTCATCCTGTCCTCGCCGGCGCTGGACTTCCATCTGTCCGACTCGTACTTCGTCGTCGCGCACTTCCACTACACGGTGTTCGGCACGGTCGTGTTCGCGATGTTCTCCGGCTTCTACTTCTGGTGGCCGAAGCTCACCGGGCGGATGCTCGACGAGAAGCTGGGCAAGCTGCACTTCTGGATGCTCTTCATCGGCTTCCACACGACGTTCCTCGTGCAGCACCTGCTCGGCATCGACGGCATGGCCCGCCGGTACGCCGACTACATGCCGCAGGAGGGGTTCCAGGCCCTCAACATCGTCTCCACCGTGGGCGCCTTCGTCCTCGGCGCGTCGACGCTGCCCTTCCTCTACAACGTGTGGAAGACGTGGCGGTACGCCCCGATGGTCGAGACCGACGACCCCTGGGGGTACGGCGGCTCGCTGGAGTGGGCCACCTCGTGCCCGCCGCCGCGGCACAACTTCGACACCATGCCCCGGATCCGGTCCGAGCGCCCCGCGTTCGACCTGCACCACCCCGAGCACGCCCCGGTGGACGGGCCCGCGCCCGACCCCGGCACGCTGATCTCGGTCATGGGGGCGGCCGACCTCGGTGAGGAGAACGTGACCCGATGA
- the coxB gene encoding cytochrome c oxidase subunit II, whose product MHPLRRHDEKLGRPWRRLVAAGMVLAGLVLLGGCASSTGSASSGWLPEGSNGGQVTSETGRVTSLWIGTWIAALVVGAIVWGLTIYVMVRYRRKKDEVGLPPQLRYNVPIEMLYTILPVFMVAVLFYYTARDESALIDVSKKPDIQVNVVAKQWSWDFNYVTANTYESGVQTELNPSTGAPENAMPVLYLPVNKRVEFILNARDVIHSFWVPAFLQKMDMLPGRTNRFQVVPTQEGTFQGKCAELCGAYHSQMLFVVKVVSQNEYDSQMQKLRDLGQSGQLPNTLNREQVNPKDQDLIPTPSGSN is encoded by the coding sequence GTGCACCCCTTGCGTAGGCACGACGAGAAGCTCGGCCGGCCGTGGCGGCGGCTGGTCGCGGCGGGCATGGTCCTCGCGGGGCTGGTCCTCCTGGGCGGCTGCGCCAGCAGCACGGGCAGCGCCTCCAGCGGCTGGCTCCCCGAGGGGTCGAACGGCGGTCAGGTGACCTCCGAGACGGGCCGCGTGACGTCCCTGTGGATCGGGACGTGGATCGCCGCGCTCGTCGTGGGCGCCATCGTCTGGGGCCTGACCATCTACGTGATGGTGCGGTACCGGCGCAAGAAGGACGAGGTCGGCCTGCCGCCCCAGCTGCGTTACAACGTGCCGATCGAGATGCTCTACACGATCTTGCCCGTCTTCATGGTCGCGGTGCTCTTCTACTACACGGCGCGCGACGAGTCGGCGCTCATCGACGTCTCGAAGAAGCCCGACATCCAGGTCAACGTCGTGGCCAAGCAGTGGAGCTGGGACTTCAACTACGTCACGGCGAACACCTACGAGTCGGGTGTGCAGACCGAGCTGAACCCGAGCACGGGGGCCCCGGAGAACGCGATGCCGGTGCTGTACCTGCCGGTGAACAAGCGGGTCGAGTTCATCCTCAACGCGCGCGACGTCATCCACTCGTTCTGGGTGCCGGCCTTCCTCCAAAAGATGGACATGCTTCCGGGGCGGACAAACCGCTTCCAGGTCGTGCCCACCCAGGAGGGCACCTTCCAGGGCAAGTGCGCCGAGCTCTGCGGGGCGTACCACTCGCAGATGCTCTTCGTCGTCAAGGTCGTCTCCCAGAACGAGTACGACTCGCAGATGCAGAAGCTGCGCGACCTCGGCCAGTCGGGCCAGCTGCCCAACACGCTCAACCGCGAGCAGGTCAACCCCAAGGACCAGGACCTCATCCCCACCCCGAGCGGGAGCAACTGA
- a CDS encoding aminotransferase class V-fold PLP-dependent enzyme, with protein MPPTDHRPHDGSPERVLLDATPGPLHPAARETLLAALDAGWADPRRRHREGRTARRLLDTAREVLAGGLGVRPPELSLLPGGPPALTAGLEGLRHARRRSGTRVVLSAVEHSALLAPARAHAAAAGDPDLVAEVPVDRAGRVDLAAWAAAVAHPGTAAAALQAANQEVGTRQPLAPARAAGASYGVPLLVDATACLGRDAPPPAGAYDVLVGDARSWGGPTGVGLLVVPERTRWRRPGPPTDVEHGRTDVEPSLPLVLAAAEAWRQAEHDRAAEAAAAAALVDRIRAAAAAVPDVEVVGDPVDRLPHVVTFSALLVDGEVLVDELDRAGVAVASGSACTASTLEPSHVLVAMGVLTHGNVRVTLPLAATLPGGDAERERGVDAFCALLPRVVDAVRERLGTRSL; from the coding sequence GTGCCGCCGACCGACCACCGCCCGCACGACGGGTCACCCGAGCGGGTCCTCCTCGACGCCACGCCCGGCCCCCTCCACCCGGCCGCCCGGGAGACCCTGCTCGCCGCCCTCGACGCCGGCTGGGCGGACCCTCGTCGCCGCCACCGCGAGGGCCGTACGGCGCGCCGGCTGCTCGACACCGCGCGCGAGGTCCTCGCCGGTGGTCTCGGGGTCCGACCCCCCGAGCTGAGCCTGCTCCCGGGCGGCCCACCGGCCCTCACCGCCGGTCTCGAGGGGCTGCGGCACGCCCGCCGCCGGTCCGGGACCCGGGTCGTGCTCTCCGCCGTCGAGCACTCCGCGCTGCTCGCCCCCGCCCGGGCGCACGCCGCGGCCGCGGGCGACCCCGACCTCGTCGCCGAGGTCCCCGTCGACCGGGCGGGCCGGGTCGACCTGGCCGCCTGGGCGGCCGCCGTCGCCCACCCGGGCACCGCCGCCGCGGCCCTGCAGGCCGCCAACCAGGAGGTCGGCACCCGGCAGCCGCTGGCCCCGGCCCGCGCGGCGGGGGCGTCGTACGGCGTCCCCCTGCTCGTCGACGCCACCGCCTGCCTCGGGCGCGACGCGCCACCCCCCGCCGGGGCGTACGACGTCCTCGTCGGCGACGCCCGCTCGTGGGGCGGACCCACCGGGGTGGGGCTGCTCGTCGTCCCGGAGCGGACCCGGTGGCGCCGTCCCGGTCCGCCGACCGACGTCGAGCACGGGCGCACCGACGTCGAGCCGTCGCTGCCCCTCGTCCTCGCCGCCGCCGAGGCGTGGCGGCAGGCCGAGCACGACCGCGCCGCGGAGGCCGCCGCCGCGGCCGCGCTCGTCGACCGGATCCGGGCCGCCGCGGCCGCCGTGCCCGACGTCGAGGTCGTCGGCGACCCCGTCGACCGGCTCCCCCACGTCGTGACCTTCAGCGCCCTGCTCGTCGACGGCGAGGTCCTCGTCGACGAGCTCGACCGCGCCGGCGTCGCCGTGGCGTCCGGGTCGGCCTGCACCGCCTCGACGCTCGAGCCCAGCCACGTCCTCGTCGCGATGGGCGTCCTCACCCACGGCAACGTCCGGGTCACCCTGCCCCTCGCCGCCACGCTCCCCGGCGGCGACGCCGAGCGCGAGCGGGGCGTCGACGCGTTCTGCGCGCTGCTCCCCCGGGTCGTCGACGCGGTCCGCGAGCGCCTCGGGACGCGCTCGCTGTGA
- a CDS encoding sulfurtransferase TusA family protein, protein MSADAAVGPDAEVDARGQRCPLPVIRLARAAADLGPGALVRVLATDPAAATDVPAFCRMRGHALVATQDAGDGATAYDVRVGG, encoded by the coding sequence GTGAGCGCCGACGCCGCTGTGGGTCCCGACGCCGAGGTCGACGCGCGCGGCCAGCGCTGCCCGCTGCCGGTCATCCGCCTGGCCCGCGCCGCCGCCGACCTCGGCCCCGGCGCGCTCGTCCGGGTCCTCGCCACCGACCCCGCCGCCGCGACCGACGTCCCCGCCTTCTGCCGGATGCGCGGCCACGCCCTCGTGGCGACGCAGGACGCGGGGGACGGGGCGACGGCGTACGACGTGCGGGTGGGGGGCTGA
- the aat gene encoding leucyl/phenylalanyl-tRNA--protein transferase, giving the protein MPVVPPPSRWHFDLTRAQPQDDLVGTGADLEPGTLLAAYAGGVFPMGLGRQGRPPMGWWSPDPRGVLRLPDLRVSRSLRKAERRFEVRVDTAFGDVVAACADPSRTGRWITREVAAAYGRLHALGWAHSVEVWEPGGALVGGLYGVAVGGLFAGESMFHRATDASKVALVALVELLRADGDPRRLVDVQWRTDHLASLGVTEVPRGEYLALLADALTAPLPAPWR; this is encoded by the coding sequence GTGCCGGTCGTCCCGCCGCCGTCCCGCTGGCACTTCGACCTGACCCGCGCCCAGCCGCAGGACGACCTCGTCGGCACCGGCGCCGACCTCGAGCCCGGGACGCTGCTCGCGGCCTACGCCGGCGGGGTCTTCCCCATGGGGCTGGGGCGCCAGGGCCGCCCGCCGATGGGCTGGTGGTCGCCGGACCCGCGCGGGGTGCTGCGGCTGCCCGACCTGCGGGTGAGCCGGTCGCTGCGCAAGGCGGAGCGACGGTTCGAGGTCCGGGTGGACACCGCCTTCGGCGACGTCGTCGCCGCCTGCGCCGACCCGTCGCGGACGGGCCGGTGGATCACCCGGGAGGTCGCGGCGGCGTACGGGCGGCTGCACGCGCTCGGCTGGGCGCACAGCGTCGAGGTGTGGGAGCCGGGTGGTGCGCTCGTCGGCGGGCTGTACGGCGTCGCCGTCGGCGGGCTCTTCGCCGGCGAGTCGATGTTCCACCGCGCGACCGACGCCTCCAAGGTCGCCCTCGTGGCGCTCGTCGAGCTGCTGCGCGCCGACGGCGACCCGCGCCGGCTGGTCGACGTGCAGTGGCGCACGGACCACCTCGCGTCGCTCGGGGTCACCGAGGTGCCGCGGGGGGAGTACCTCGCGCTGCTCGCGGACGCGCTGACCGCGCCGCTGCCCGCACCCTGGCGCTGA